A genomic window from Equus asinus isolate D_3611 breed Donkey chromosome 25, EquAss-T2T_v2, whole genome shotgun sequence includes:
- the CNTN2 gene encoding contactin-2 isoform X2, giving the protein MRSSSASSQCPPVLGWGSSPPLPTSARTATMGTPTQRKSHLLLLVAVALVSSPARSSAWGAPATFGPVFEDQPLGLLFPEESTEEKVTLACRARASPPATYRWKMNGTEMKLEPGSRHQLIGGNLVIMNPSKAQDAGVYQCLASNPVGTIVSREAVLRFGFLQEFSKEERDPVKTHEGWGVMLPCNPPAHYPGLSYRWLLNEFPNFIPTDGRHFVSQTTGDLYIARTNASDLGNYSCLATSHMDFSTKSVFSKFAQLNLAAEDTRLFAPSIKARFPAETYALVGQQVTLECFAFGNPVPRIKWRKVDGSLSPQWATAEPTLQIPSVSFEDEGTYECEAENSKGRDTVQGRIIVQAQPEWLKVISDTEADIGSNLRWSCAAAGKPRPTVRWLRNGEPLVSQSRVEVLAGDLRFSKLSLEDSGMYQCVAENKHGTVYASAELAVQALAPDFRLNPIRRLIPAARGGEVVILCQPRAAPKAVVLWSKGTEILVNSSRVTVTPDGTLILRNISRSDEGKYTCFAENFMGKANSTGVLSVRDATKITLAPSSADVNLGDNLTLQCHASHDPTMDLTFIWTLDDFPIDFDKPGSHYRRASVKETVGDLTILNAQLRHGGKYTCMAQTVVDSVSKEATVLVRGPPGPPGGVVVRNVGDTTVQLSWSRGFDNHSPIAKYTLQARTPPAGKWKQVRTNPANVEGNAETAQVLGLTPWTDYEFRVLASNILGTGEPSGPSSKIRTQEAAPSVAPSGLSGGGGAPGELVVNWTPVPREYQNGDGFGYLLSFRRQGSAGWQTARVPGADAQYFVYSNDSVRPYTPFEVKIRSYNRRGAGPESLTALVHSAEEEPRVTPTKVWAKGVSSSEMNVTWDPVQQDVNGILLGYEIRYWKAGDKEAAADRVRTAGLDTSARVTGLHPNTKYHVTVRAYNRAGTGPASPPANATTMKPPPRRPPGNISWTFSSSSLSIKWDPVVPLRNESAVTGYKMLYQNDLHPTPTLHLTSKNWIEIPVPEDIGHALVQIRTTGPGGDGIPAEVHIVRNGGTSMMVENSAGRPAPRAGTILSHSVAMLILRGYLEL; this is encoded by the exons GTGGAAGATGAATGGCACCGAGATGAAGCTGGAGCCAGGCTCCCGCCACCAGCTCATAGGAGGCAACCTGGTGATCATGAACCCCTCCAAGGCACAGGATGCCGGCGTCTACCAGTGCTTGGCCTCCAACCCAGTGGGCACCATCGTCAGCAGGGAGGCTGTCCTTCGCTTCGGCT TTCTGCAGGAATTCTCCAAGGAGGAACGAGACCCAGTGAAAACCCACGAAGGCTGGGGGGTGATGTTGCCCTGTAACCCGCCAGCCCACTACCCAG GCTTGTCCTACCGCTGGCTCCTCAACGAGTTCCCCAACTTCATCCCGACGGACGGGCGTCACTTCGTGTCCCAGACCACGGGGGACCTATACATCGCCCGCACCAACGCCTCAGACCTGGGCAACTACTCCTGCCTGGCCACCAGCCACATGGACTTCTCCACCAAGAGCGTCTTCAGCAAGTTTGCTCAGCTCAACCTAGCAGCAGAAG ATACCAGGCTGTTTGCACCCAGCATCAAGGCCAGGTTCCCAGCAGAGACCTACGCGCTGGTGGGCCAGCAGGTCACCCTGGAGTGCTTCGCCTTCGGGAA CCCTGTCCCCCGGATCAAGTGGCGCAAAGTGGACGGCTCCTTGTCTCCGCAGTGGGCCACAGCGGAGCCCACCCTGCAGATCCCCAGTGTCAGCTTCGAGGACGAGGGCACCTATGAGTGTGAGGCGGAGAACTCCAAGGGACGCGACACGGTCCAGGGCCGCATCATTGTGCAGG CTCAGCCTGAGTGGCTCAAGGTGATCTCGGACACGGAGGCCGACATTGGCTCCAACCTTCGGTGGAGCTGCGCGGCTGCCGGCAAGCCCCGGCCCACAGTGCGCTGGCTGCGGAACGGGGAGCCTCTGGTCTCCCAG AGCCGGGTAGAGGTGCTAGCCGGGGACCTGCGCTTCTCCAAGCTGAGCCTGGAGGACTCGGGCATGTACCAGTGTGTGGCGGAGAACAAGCACGGCACCGTCTACGCCAGCGCCGAGCTGGCCGTGCAAG CACTGGCCCCTGACTTCAGGCTGAATCCCATAAGGCGTCTGATCCCCGCGGCCCGCGGGGGAGAGGTCGTCATCCTCTGCCAGCCCCGGGCCGCTCCCAAGGCCGTGGTGCTCTGGAGCAAAGGCACCGAGATTCTGGTCAACAGCAGCAG AGTGACCGTAACTCCGGATGGCACCTTGATCCTAAGAAACATCAGCCGGTCAGATGAAGGCAAATACACCTGCTTTGCTGAGAATTTCATGGGCAAAGCTAACAGCACGGGCGTCCTGTCTGTGCGAG ATGCGACCAAGATCACTCTAGCCCCTTCGAGTGCTGATGTCAACCTGGGAGACAACCTGACCTTGCAGTGCCACGCCTCCCATGACCCCACCATGGACCTCACCTTCATCTGGACCCTGGATGACTTCCCCATCGACTTCGATAAGCCCGGGAGTCACTACCGGAGGGCGAGTGTG AAGGAGACAGTTGGGGACCTAACCATCCTGAACGCCCAGCTGCGTCACGGTGGGAAGTACACGTGCATGGCCCAGACGGTGGTGGACAGTGTGTCCAAGGAGGCCACAGTCCTGGTCCGAG GTCCGCCGGGCCCCCCGGGAGGTGTGGTGGTGAGGAACGTCGGTGACACCACTGTCCAGCTCAGCTGGAGCCGCGGCTTTGACAACCACAGCCCCATTGCCAAGTACACCCTGCAAGCTCGCACCCCACCTGCGGGGAAGTGGAAGCAGGTTCGCACCA ATCCCGCCAACGTCGAGGGCAACGCTGAGACCGCCCAGGTACTAGGCCTCACGCCCTGGACGGACTACGAGTTCCGGGTCTTAGCCAGCAACATCCTGGGCACTGGGGAGCCCAGTGGGCCCTCCAGCAAAATCCGGACCCAGGAAGCAG CCCCCTCAGTGGCACCCTCAGGACTCAGCGGAGGTGGTGGAGCCCCGGGAGAGCTCGTTGTCAACTGGACG CCCGTGCCCCGGGAGTACCAGAACGGAGACGGCTTCGGCTACCTGCTGTCCTTCCGCAGGCAGGGCAGCGCCGGCTGGCAGACCGCCCGGGTGCCCGGCGCCGACGCCCAGTACTTCGTCTACAGCAACGACAGCGTCCGGCCCTACACGCCCTTCGAGGTCAAGATCCGCAGCTACAACCgccgcggggccgggcccgagaGCCTCACGGCCCTGGTGCACTCGGCTGAGGAAG AGCCTAGGGTGACCCCTACCAAGGTCTGGGCCAAGGGGGTCTCATCCTCAGAGATGAACGTGACCTGGGACCCCGTGCAGCAGGATGTGAATGGTATTCTCCTGGGGTACGAG ATCCGCTACTGGAAAGCTGGGGACAAGGAAGCAGCCGCAGACCGAGTGAGGACAGCAGGGCTAGATACCAGTGCCCGAGTCACTGGCCTGCACCCCAACACCAAGTACCATGTGACGGTGCGGGCCTACAACCGGGCGGGCACCGGGCCTGCCAGCCCTCCCGCCAATGCCACGACCATGAAGCCCC CTCCACGGCGACCTCCTGGCAACATCTCCTGGACTTTCTCGAGCTCCAGTCTTAGCATTAAGTGGGACCCTGTGGTCCCCCTCCGAAATGAGTCTGCAGTCACTGGCTATAAG ATGCTGTACCAGAATGACTTACACCCAACTCCCACACTGCATCTCACCAGCAAGAACTGGATAGAAATTCCAGTTCCTGAAGACATTGGCCACGCCCTGGTGCAGATTCGGACCACAGGGCCTGGAGGGGATGGGATCCCGGCGGAAGTCCACATCGTGAGGAATGGAG GCACAAGCATGATGGTGGAGAACTCGGCAGGCCGCCCAGCCCCACGTGCTGGCACCATCCTTTCCCACTCTGTGGCGATGCTCATCCTCAGAGGCTACCTGGAGCTCTGA
- the CNTN2 gene encoding contactin-2 isoform X3: MGTPTQRKSHLLLLVAVALVSSPARSSAWGAPATFGPVFEDQPLGLLFPEESTEEKVTLACRARASPPATYRWKMNGTEMKLEPGSRHQLIGGNLVIMNPSKAQDAGVYQCLASNPVGTIVSREAVLRFGFLQEFSKEERDPVKTHEGWGVMLPCNPPAHYPGLSYRWLLNEFPNFIPTDGRHFVSQTTGDLYIARTNASDLGNYSCLATSHMDFSTKSVFSKFAQLNLAAEDTRLFAPSIKARFPAETYALVGQQVTLECFAFGNPVPRIKWRKVDGSLSPQWATAEPTLQIPSVSFEDEGTYECEAENSKGRDTVQGRIIVQAQPEWLKVISDTEADIGSNLRWSCAAAGKPRPTVRWLRNGEPLVSQSRVEVLAGDLRFSKLSLEDSGMYQCVAENKHGTVYASAELAVQALAPDFRLNPIRRLIPAARGGEVVILCQPRAAPKAVVLWSKGTEILVNSSRVTVTPDGTLILRNISRSDEGKYTCFAENFMGKANSTGVLSVRDATKITLAPSSADVNLGDNLTLQCHASHDPTMDLTFIWTLDDFPIDFDKPGSHYRRASVKETVGDLTILNAQLRHGGKYTCMAQTVVDSVSKEATVLVRGPPGPPGGVVVRNVGDTTVQLSWSRGFDNHSPIAKYTLQARTPPAGKWKQVRTNPANVEGNAETAQVLGLTPWTDYEFRVLASNILGTGEPSGPSSKIRTQEAAPSVAPSGLSGGGGAPGELVVNWTPVPREYQNGDGFGYLLSFRRQGSAGWQTARVPGADAQYFVYSNDSVRPYTPFEVKIRSYNRRGAGPESLTALVHSAEEEPRVTPTKVWAKGVSSSEMNVTWDPVQQDVNGILLGYEIRYWKAGDKEAAADRVRTAGLDTSARVTGLHPNTKYHVTVRAYNRAGTGPASPPANATTMKPPPRRPPGNISWTFSSSSLSIKWDPVVPLRNESAVTGYKMLYQNDLHPTPTLHLTSKNWIEIPVPEDIGHALVQIRTTGPGGDGIPAEVHIVRNGGTSMMVENSAGRPAPRAGTILSHSVAMLILRGYLEL; the protein is encoded by the exons GTGGAAGATGAATGGCACCGAGATGAAGCTGGAGCCAGGCTCCCGCCACCAGCTCATAGGAGGCAACCTGGTGATCATGAACCCCTCCAAGGCACAGGATGCCGGCGTCTACCAGTGCTTGGCCTCCAACCCAGTGGGCACCATCGTCAGCAGGGAGGCTGTCCTTCGCTTCGGCT TTCTGCAGGAATTCTCCAAGGAGGAACGAGACCCAGTGAAAACCCACGAAGGCTGGGGGGTGATGTTGCCCTGTAACCCGCCAGCCCACTACCCAG GCTTGTCCTACCGCTGGCTCCTCAACGAGTTCCCCAACTTCATCCCGACGGACGGGCGTCACTTCGTGTCCCAGACCACGGGGGACCTATACATCGCCCGCACCAACGCCTCAGACCTGGGCAACTACTCCTGCCTGGCCACCAGCCACATGGACTTCTCCACCAAGAGCGTCTTCAGCAAGTTTGCTCAGCTCAACCTAGCAGCAGAAG ATACCAGGCTGTTTGCACCCAGCATCAAGGCCAGGTTCCCAGCAGAGACCTACGCGCTGGTGGGCCAGCAGGTCACCCTGGAGTGCTTCGCCTTCGGGAA CCCTGTCCCCCGGATCAAGTGGCGCAAAGTGGACGGCTCCTTGTCTCCGCAGTGGGCCACAGCGGAGCCCACCCTGCAGATCCCCAGTGTCAGCTTCGAGGACGAGGGCACCTATGAGTGTGAGGCGGAGAACTCCAAGGGACGCGACACGGTCCAGGGCCGCATCATTGTGCAGG CTCAGCCTGAGTGGCTCAAGGTGATCTCGGACACGGAGGCCGACATTGGCTCCAACCTTCGGTGGAGCTGCGCGGCTGCCGGCAAGCCCCGGCCCACAGTGCGCTGGCTGCGGAACGGGGAGCCTCTGGTCTCCCAG AGCCGGGTAGAGGTGCTAGCCGGGGACCTGCGCTTCTCCAAGCTGAGCCTGGAGGACTCGGGCATGTACCAGTGTGTGGCGGAGAACAAGCACGGCACCGTCTACGCCAGCGCCGAGCTGGCCGTGCAAG CACTGGCCCCTGACTTCAGGCTGAATCCCATAAGGCGTCTGATCCCCGCGGCCCGCGGGGGAGAGGTCGTCATCCTCTGCCAGCCCCGGGCCGCTCCCAAGGCCGTGGTGCTCTGGAGCAAAGGCACCGAGATTCTGGTCAACAGCAGCAG AGTGACCGTAACTCCGGATGGCACCTTGATCCTAAGAAACATCAGCCGGTCAGATGAAGGCAAATACACCTGCTTTGCTGAGAATTTCATGGGCAAAGCTAACAGCACGGGCGTCCTGTCTGTGCGAG ATGCGACCAAGATCACTCTAGCCCCTTCGAGTGCTGATGTCAACCTGGGAGACAACCTGACCTTGCAGTGCCACGCCTCCCATGACCCCACCATGGACCTCACCTTCATCTGGACCCTGGATGACTTCCCCATCGACTTCGATAAGCCCGGGAGTCACTACCGGAGGGCGAGTGTG AAGGAGACAGTTGGGGACCTAACCATCCTGAACGCCCAGCTGCGTCACGGTGGGAAGTACACGTGCATGGCCCAGACGGTGGTGGACAGTGTGTCCAAGGAGGCCACAGTCCTGGTCCGAG GTCCGCCGGGCCCCCCGGGAGGTGTGGTGGTGAGGAACGTCGGTGACACCACTGTCCAGCTCAGCTGGAGCCGCGGCTTTGACAACCACAGCCCCATTGCCAAGTACACCCTGCAAGCTCGCACCCCACCTGCGGGGAAGTGGAAGCAGGTTCGCACCA ATCCCGCCAACGTCGAGGGCAACGCTGAGACCGCCCAGGTACTAGGCCTCACGCCCTGGACGGACTACGAGTTCCGGGTCTTAGCCAGCAACATCCTGGGCACTGGGGAGCCCAGTGGGCCCTCCAGCAAAATCCGGACCCAGGAAGCAG CCCCCTCAGTGGCACCCTCAGGACTCAGCGGAGGTGGTGGAGCCCCGGGAGAGCTCGTTGTCAACTGGACG CCCGTGCCCCGGGAGTACCAGAACGGAGACGGCTTCGGCTACCTGCTGTCCTTCCGCAGGCAGGGCAGCGCCGGCTGGCAGACCGCCCGGGTGCCCGGCGCCGACGCCCAGTACTTCGTCTACAGCAACGACAGCGTCCGGCCCTACACGCCCTTCGAGGTCAAGATCCGCAGCTACAACCgccgcggggccgggcccgagaGCCTCACGGCCCTGGTGCACTCGGCTGAGGAAG AGCCTAGGGTGACCCCTACCAAGGTCTGGGCCAAGGGGGTCTCATCCTCAGAGATGAACGTGACCTGGGACCCCGTGCAGCAGGATGTGAATGGTATTCTCCTGGGGTACGAG ATCCGCTACTGGAAAGCTGGGGACAAGGAAGCAGCCGCAGACCGAGTGAGGACAGCAGGGCTAGATACCAGTGCCCGAGTCACTGGCCTGCACCCCAACACCAAGTACCATGTGACGGTGCGGGCCTACAACCGGGCGGGCACCGGGCCTGCCAGCCCTCCCGCCAATGCCACGACCATGAAGCCCC CTCCACGGCGACCTCCTGGCAACATCTCCTGGACTTTCTCGAGCTCCAGTCTTAGCATTAAGTGGGACCCTGTGGTCCCCCTCCGAAATGAGTCTGCAGTCACTGGCTATAAG ATGCTGTACCAGAATGACTTACACCCAACTCCCACACTGCATCTCACCAGCAAGAACTGGATAGAAATTCCAGTTCCTGAAGACATTGGCCACGCCCTGGTGCAGATTCGGACCACAGGGCCTGGAGGGGATGGGATCCCGGCGGAAGTCCACATCGTGAGGAATGGAG GCACAAGCATGATGGTGGAGAACTCGGCAGGCCGCCCAGCCCCACGTGCTGGCACCATCCTTTCCCACTCTGTGGCGATGCTCATCCTCAGAGGCTACCTGGAGCTCTGA